A stretch of the Deinococcus carri genome encodes the following:
- a CDS encoding type I phosphomannose isomerase catalytic subunit, with protein MSLPPSSASAALTLPIALQPQFSERVWGGRRLAPTAPSPVGEAWVVYEGNVVARGPYAGHTLAELSAAYPRELLGTHAQGTRFPLLIKLLDCADWLSVQVHPDDAQARVLAGEGHLGKTEAWHLLEAAQEAQLIAGVRAGTEAERLREAILAGQVMDHAERHPVQAGDTVLMPAGTLHALGPGLLLYEVQQTSDLTYRVYDWDRPASAGRALHLRESAAVTLPAQAAPLASPPAQPGEVQELTRCAYFVLERLTGGPAPLQGTTRGESFHALTVIEGEAQLRAGQDTLRLGKLESALVPAAADTYTLEGDFQLLRSRLP; from the coding sequence ATGTCCTTGCCGCCAAGCTCTGCGTCCGCTGCCCTGACCCTGCCAATCGCGCTTCAGCCCCAGTTCTCGGAGCGGGTCTGGGGCGGGAGACGACTGGCCCCCACGGCCCCTTCACCCGTGGGGGAAGCCTGGGTGGTGTACGAGGGCAATGTGGTCGCGCGCGGCCCCTATGCCGGACATACACTGGCCGAGCTGAGCGCCGCCTATCCGCGCGAACTGCTGGGCACCCACGCCCAGGGCACCCGCTTTCCGCTGCTGATCAAGCTGCTGGACTGCGCGGACTGGCTCAGCGTGCAGGTCCATCCCGACGACGCCCAGGCCCGCGTCCTGGCGGGAGAGGGGCACCTCGGCAAGACGGAAGCGTGGCACCTGCTGGAAGCGGCCCAGGAGGCCCAGCTTATCGCGGGGGTGCGGGCCGGGACCGAGGCGGAGAGGCTGCGGGAGGCAATCCTCGCGGGGCAGGTGATGGACCATGCCGAGCGCCATCCCGTTCAGGCGGGCGACACGGTCCTGATGCCCGCCGGAACCCTGCATGCGCTGGGACCGGGCCTGCTGCTGTACGAGGTGCAGCAGACCAGCGACCTGACCTACCGGGTCTACGACTGGGACCGCCCGGCCAGCGCGGGGCGGGCACTGCACCTGCGCGAGAGCGCCGCCGTGACCCTCCCCGCCCAGGCGGCCCCCCTTGCCAGCCCGCCAGCGCAGCCCGGCGAGGTGCAGGAGCTGACGCGCTGCGCCTACTTCGTGCTGGAGCGGCTGACGGGCGGCCCCGCTCCTCTCCAGGGCACGACCCGCGGCGAGAGTTTCCACGCCCTGACCGTGATCGAGGGGGAAGCGCAGCTCCGGGCCGGACAGGACACCCTGCGTCTCGGGAAGCTGGAATCCGCGCTCGTCCCGGCGGCCGCCGATACCTACACCCTGGAGGGCGACTTCCAGCTCCTGCGTTCGCGCCTGCCCTAA
- a CDS encoding cytochrome c, whose product MERNDAVMPWVAIVCAAIMWIILLFLFNKETAPEPVVVDPAVVASINQEWPTLGQQVFTSAGCVGCHGAQGQGGAGPKLAGDEKILKDPVYVHTIVDKGKGGMPAFGDKLSEKEIYAVANFVLHSWGNSIPEPLTPATVAAGQTKVDPAVLKNRSRFVPEDIKLPEIFLATFTMVLLTYGLIGLYSVWAEGTELHPGIHKVRSTPLSMLGMVVTLGLSVLFSVLFVRQMVADYGAWANKELPNVTMEGFYAAMILLTLAVAIGLYKKFFMDGEVLVEDASGEFPW is encoded by the coding sequence GTGGAGAGAAACGACGCTGTCATGCCCTGGGTCGCCATCGTGTGTGCGGCCATCATGTGGATCATCCTGCTGTTCCTGTTCAACAAGGAAACGGCCCCGGAACCCGTCGTGGTGGACCCCGCCGTGGTGGCGAGCATCAACCAGGAGTGGCCCACCCTCGGCCAGCAGGTGTTCACCTCGGCGGGCTGCGTGGGCTGTCACGGGGCGCAGGGGCAGGGGGGAGCCGGCCCCAAGCTGGCCGGGGACGAGAAGATTCTCAAGGACCCGGTGTATGTCCACACCATCGTCGATAAGGGCAAGGGTGGGATGCCCGCTTTCGGGGACAAGCTCTCGGAGAAGGAGATTTACGCGGTCGCGAACTTCGTGCTGCACTCCTGGGGCAACAGCATCCCTGAGCCGCTGACGCCCGCGACGGTGGCGGCAGGCCAGACCAAGGTGGACCCGGCGGTCCTGAAAAACCGCTCGCGTTTCGTGCCCGAGGACATCAAGCTGCCGGAAATCTTCCTGGCGACCTTCACGATGGTGTTGCTCACCTACGGTCTGATCGGGCTGTACAGCGTGTGGGCCGAAGGCACGGAACTGCACCCCGGCATTCACAAGGTCCGCTCGACGCCGCTGTCGATGCTGGGGATGGTGGTCACGCTGGGGCTGAGCGTGCTGTTCAGCGTGCTGTTTGTCCGGCAGATGGTGGCCGATTACGGGGCCTGGGCCAACAAGGAACTGCCGAACGTCACGATGGAAGGCTTCTACGCCGCGATGATCCTGCTGACGCTGGCTGTCGCCATCGGCCTGTACAAGAAGTTCTTCATGGACGGCGAGGTGCTCGTCGAGGACGCCAGCGGCGAGTTCCCCTGGTAA
- a CDS encoding ubiquinol-cytochrome c reductase iron-sulfur subunit, giving the protein MTRYKRQDPELTRRKFINVAMGTAAAVGGVSLISTLGTANPIFRLTRENMPPLKGDILVHAEGSKEGQPIAISELGTDLVRAWPMGKGENGEDIIRKGDPNNILVVYHFPQGQLVAPTNLEATIQGQTVAYSDICTHAGCTVGGTGEGMLCPCHSGQYAPKRGCVVVGGPPPRPLAQLPIAAQGNNIVVTGFFLTMPYPYIHEAEWDEFKKTVEEQLA; this is encoded by the coding sequence ATGACCCGCTACAAGAGACAAGACCCCGAACTCACGCGCCGCAAGTTCATCAATGTGGCGATGGGCACCGCCGCCGCGGTCGGAGGCGTCAGCCTGATCAGCACGCTGGGCACCGCCAACCCCATCTTCCGCCTCACCCGCGAGAACATGCCCCCCCTCAAGGGCGACATCCTGGTTCACGCCGAGGGCAGCAAGGAGGGGCAGCCCATCGCCATCAGCGAACTGGGGACCGACCTGGTCCGCGCCTGGCCGATGGGCAAGGGCGAGAACGGCGAGGACATCATCCGCAAGGGCGACCCCAACAACATCCTGGTGGTGTACCACTTTCCCCAGGGGCAACTCGTCGCGCCCACCAATCTGGAGGCCACCATTCAGGGGCAGACGGTGGCGTACAGTGACATCTGCACCCACGCAGGCTGCACGGTCGGCGGCACAGGGGAAGGCATGCTGTGTCCCTGCCACTCCGGGCAGTACGCCCCCAAGCGCGGTTGCGTCGTTGTCGGTGGTCCGCCCCCCCGCCCGCTGGCGCAGCTCCCCATCGCTGCCCAGGGGAACAACATCGTGGTGACGGGGTTCTTCCTGACGATGCCCTACCCCTACATCCATGAGGCAGAATGGGACGAGTTCAAGAAAACCGTGGAGGAGCAACTCGCATGA
- a CDS encoding cytochrome bc complex cytochrome b subunit produces the protein MNQWLDERLHLSRLNDKFLRKAFPVHHSFFLGEITLFSLIILVLTGILLALAYEPSNSLIVNSFDPGTSDKPNLIPAAYHSALKINAMPFGDMLRRIHHWTANIMIAAAVIHMMRIYFTGAFKKPREINWWIGMLLLIFAALTAVTGYALPYDNYAYNTLKVIYGIAASIPWVGEWVAQAAFAGRFPGAGIIPRVYGYHIMLLPMILVALTAAHMLIMIKQKHTQPQYAKRIAYKKIVGVPLMTQQTPIMLLLAIGFAAIIVLFSAFIPVHPVEFFGPPSTTPINNIKPDWYLLWVFGALAIIPGNVGFTFLGGEFGSEFLGAIVLPTVIILLMFAVPMFDRSRDNVYYAENPTNHPVRLAAGIAFMALLIVWSVAGYKPELIASGILSTGNANTVLWIATFLVPALSYFLTLAIVRGIRSLRESDARDRAAFSHADD, from the coding sequence ATGAACCAGTGGCTTGACGAGCGCCTGCATCTCTCGCGCCTGAACGACAAGTTCCTGCGCAAGGCCTTCCCCGTTCACCACAGTTTCTTCCTGGGTGAAATCACGCTGTTCAGCCTGATCATCCTGGTGCTCACCGGCATTCTGCTGGCGCTTGCCTATGAACCGAGCAACAGCCTGATCGTGAATTCCTTCGATCCCGGCACCTCCGACAAGCCCAACCTGATTCCGGCGGCGTACCACTCGGCCCTCAAGATCAACGCCATGCCCTTCGGGGACATGCTGCGGCGTATCCACCACTGGACCGCCAACATCATGATCGCGGCGGCCGTGATCCACATGATGCGCATCTACTTCACGGGGGCCTTCAAGAAGCCGCGTGAAATCAACTGGTGGATCGGCATGCTGCTGCTGATCTTCGCGGCGCTGACCGCCGTGACCGGCTACGCCCTGCCCTACGACAACTACGCCTACAACACCCTCAAGGTGATCTACGGCATCGCCGCCTCGATTCCCTGGGTGGGCGAGTGGGTCGCGCAGGCCGCCTTTGCCGGGCGCTTCCCCGGCGCGGGGATCATTCCGCGCGTGTACGGCTACCACATCATGCTGCTGCCGATGATTCTGGTGGCGCTGACCGCCGCTCACATGCTGATCATGATCAAGCAGAAGCACACGCAGCCGCAGTACGCCAAGCGCATCGCCTACAAGAAGATCGTGGGCGTGCCGCTGATGACCCAGCAGACCCCCATCATGCTGCTGCTCGCCATCGGGTTCGCGGCCATCATCGTGCTGTTCAGCGCCTTTATCCCGGTTCACCCGGTCGAGTTCTTCGGACCGCCCAGCACCACGCCCATCAACAACATCAAGCCCGACTGGTACCTGCTGTGGGTGTTCGGCGCGCTGGCGATCATTCCCGGTAACGTCGGCTTCACCTTCCTGGGCGGGGAATTCGGTTCGGAGTTCCTGGGCGCGATTGTGCTGCCCACGGTGATCATCCTGCTGATGTTCGCGGTGCCGATGTTCGACCGCAGCCGCGACAACGTGTACTACGCCGAGAACCCCACCAACCACCCGGTGCGCCTGGCGGCAGGCATCGCCTTCATGGCCCTGCTGATCGTGTGGTCGGTCGCCGGGTACAAGCCGGAGCTGATCGCCTCGGGCATCCTGTCCACCGGCAACGCCAATACGGTTCTCTGGATTGCCACCTTCCTGGTGCCCGCCCTGTCCTACTTCCTCACGCTGGCGATTGTGCGCGGCATCCGTTCCCTGCGGGAGTCCGACGCCCGCGACCGCGCCGCCTTCTCGCACGCCGACGACTGA